The Podarcis raffonei isolate rPodRaf1 chromosome Z, rPodRaf1.pri, whole genome shotgun sequence genome segment ctgattcctgcaccatctgtgggccaaatttagaaggcgattgggccggatctggcccccgggccttagtttgcctacccatggactagcaggggtcatcaaactttctcagcagggggctggtccactgtcagaccttgtggggggctggactatattttgggaaaaaaatatgaacgaattcctatgccccacaaataacccagagatgcattttaaataaaaagacacattctattcatgtaaaagcatgctgattcccggactgtccgcggggccagatttagaaggcgattgggccggatctggcccccgggtcttagtttgcctacccatagactagggcctgggagactagGTTCCAACcctcactcagctatgaagtaaactgggtgaccttgtgctgtCAGCCTAACCAGGGTAGAACATTCATGGTGCCAAAACAGAGGAGACACATGCCGCCCCCACAAATAAAAAgggacacagatttgcattaaaatgttcaTATGCTCATAGACAggcatagattttttaaaaaatacatgctAAAGATTAAATTTAGAGTCACTGATCTTTTTTTAGGTCTGTGGACACATTTGGATTTTGGAGTGACCACTACTCTGTTAACTTCCCTCCCCTTGATCAACACCCCCTTCCACAAAGGAGTTTGGCTTATTAGATGGTGTTCCCCACTATATGCAGTTCCCAGGAATGTAGCCCCCACATAAGTGGGGAGTCACCTGTACTCACCTCCTGCAAAGCCATGGGGCCGAACTCTGGATTGACTGGGGCAGTGATGTTAAAGGCTTGCATCCTGATCAAATCTGACCCATCTGTGCCAAAGTTCTGGTCCATCTCTACAGGTCTGGTTGGCCAGTTGGCTAGTTCCCAGAAGTTGCCAGTATTCTGTGGTTACAGAATTTAGGCCTGGTCTACAGGTACATAAAATTTTGTCATGGCAGAATGGACTATGTACCATAGCAGGTGGAGACTCACATATTTGAATGTTCTCTAATGTATTGTAAACTACGCTGTGATCCTAAGACAAAGGACAGTataaaaatttaacaacaacaacaaatgaacaaaaatgCTTTCCTGTAAATAGAAAATCATCACAACAGCCAGTCCCTTTCCCTCAGATGTCATAGCTTTTCAGCTTGCTGGgagatttcttttttgttttaacagtGATGGGTATTCAAGGCCTGAAGGGCCCTACAAGGCATCTTGGACTTCATTTCTGCTTAGCAGTCTGTGTATCGCAGGAGACAAGAGGCTGTTTTTAAAACATGGTTTAACATTAAGTAATGTGCTTTATCCATCACTATCAAATCCATGTTAAGTGTATACATTTTGTTACTAATAGCACTGGACTATAAAACATTCCATGCTGTTAAGGCAGCAATATATCATGTATTCTGACTTGTGCAATAAAGCAGAATAAGAAATACAGCCAGATTGTATTTACGCTGTGCAGGATTGATCAGATGGAGGGCAAAGCTTCCCTGAATTTTCATTACCGTGTCCGGAAGACACAGTTCTGTTTATGTAAGCTGTATTTCATTTCATCGCTCCAAATCCTGTACCTTCACTTATACTAATTTGAAATGTTCCTGGAGTTTACGAAAAGTCAATAAACGTCGcgggagggggggtggagggtgAAGGAAATCCTGCTCTTCTGAATCTCCTTGAGGAACAAAGTGAGCTGTGAAAGACCCATGAAAGCCAACAAGACTTTGGCCAAGCTCAGCGATGAGTATCATGAGCACAACATGTCACTAACTTAACGTGTGGTTGTTGGCGCATTTGATTGGTGGTGCTTCTTTGTATTGGATGAAAGGAACCACATGCCATTGGTGGGTGGTGCCAAATGCAAAAATGGGTGGACCATTGGATAGGACTCTTATGTTTGTCAAggtggctacattccagccacgcaACAGTTAGACGTTTCTATAAGCCAGTTTGAATCACTAACAGGTAACAATCCCCTGCCTCTCCAAATCTCTCCATCCATGAAAGCAAAAGGCACTGTCACAGTTCAATAACACATTTCAGCCAAGCAAAGGGACTTGAGGAGAGTGCAGAGCAAGGCTGGTGAAAGTGTAGCATGCATGGGGAGAAGGAATGTGGGAAGAGTACCAAGGGCTGAATAGAGAGACCGAGAGGGTGACTTCTTGGTCACAGGCCACAGGTTTTTCACCCCATTGTAGTCTTGGAAGTGGATAACCACTTCAGCATTGACTGTGTAATACACTTCTGCttggagatctgcactggttactGATTTGTTTCCAGGCCAAGTTCTAGGTGTTTTtattggtatataaagccctaaCTGGCTTGGGACAGGAATCACCTCaccccatatgtgcccactcaactgcttcaatctgcagaactggcacttttacagATGCCACATGATACTTGTTCACACTTGTAAGAAAAGcacctatactttggaactccctgcctattgacatcaggcaagcaggtgccttcactgcatTCCTTCCAGTGCCTGCTTAGAACATTTTTTCTTTAGGACAGCTTCCCAGCCATGTAGATGCTGATTTAAATCTCTTTACTGCAGGTTCTGTTTATAAAATTGATTTTAATTActtgtttttagctgttttcatttataattttaatatttcttggaaaCAGCTTAGAGGTGTTGTTACATATATAGATACTGTTAagtgaaataaaaaacaaacaaacaatagagtaattcattttttgtgttttcttcagCTGTAGGTGTAGAGTTATCATTTGCAGCAGAGCTCTGGCCATGAGGTGCCTTTTGAGGGTGTCACTCAAAATCAAATAGAAGATCATTTCATTACAGTAGCTGCAACACTTCAGATGATACTTGCTTCAGTCTGACTCGTCACCATGCACAGCTTTGGTGTATCCAGATGGGAAACCACCCTCTCCCTTGATGTAAAATTCATTTGAGAAAGGACATGGACATGTTTGTTATCTGTTTCTATCAAAATCCAATGGATGCCATGGCCAATGAAAAGACCAACTCATAAATATGATAAAAGTAACTGAAGAAGGCCCTATACATAAATCTCTAAGATTTGGAGAAATAAATCCTAGCAAGCCTCCAAAAGAATCTTCGTAAGATTTCTGGAATACATTTTTTACATTGGAGAGAATGCCAAGAAAACAGACAATTCATGGATTCCACCTCTGCAGCTTCTCCAGTTGCCTCATATCCTCATTTCCTTTTCACAAGGTTTCAAGGGGGGTAAATCTTTAGGTGGTTACCTTACATTTGCACCAGCATCTCTGCTCCCTCCTGAAAAGCACCATGGTGGCTGATGGCCCGGATTGCAATGGGGAGAATGATTTCTCAAAGCGTTTCTATGCAGTCATGTACACCATCATCTTGGTTCCTGGGCTGATTGGGAACATTTTAGCCCTCTGGGTATTTTATGGGTACATGAAAGAAACAAAGCGGGCTGTGATTTTCATGATCAACCTTGCAATTGCAGACTTGGCACAAGTTTTGTCTTTGCCGCTGAGGATTTTCTACTACCTGTCAGAAAGCTGGCACCTTGGGAAGGAGCTGTGCATGTTTTGCTTCTACCTGAAATATGTCAACATGTATGCAAGCATCTACTTCTTGGTTTGCATCAGTGTGAGGCGGTTCTTATTCCTCATGTATCCCTTTAGGTTCAGCGACTGCAAACGCATCTACGATGTGTATGTTTGCATTGCTGGGTGGATTCTAGTCTGTGTTGGCTGCTTGCCTTTCCCCCTTCTACGACTCACCTCTAATGAGACACACATTAGTAATAAATGCTTTGTGGATCTTCCAGTGAAGGCTGTTGATGGTACCATCTCTATAGTAATGATGTCCTTTGGTGAACTAGTTGGATTTGTAACTCCTCTGCTGATCATCGTCTATTGTTCGTGGAAGACCATCTTATctctaaaagaaaaaaattcaatTTCCCAAGACCTTGGAGAGAAACGGAAAGCTCTGAAGATGATCCTGACTTGTGCCGTGGTCTTTCTGATTTGCTTTGCACCTTACCACATCAGCTTCCCGTTGGATTACTTTGTGAAAGCCAACAAGATAAAAGACTGCTATGCCCGAAAAGTGATTTTGATATTCCACACGGTGGCCTTGTGCCTTGCCAGCTTAAACTCTTGTGCAGACCCTGTCATTTATTATTTTACCACAGATGAGTTCCGAAGACGGCTTTCAAGGCAAGATTTGCAGGACAGCATTCAGCTCCATAACACACGCTATGAAAATACAAATGGCCCAGAGCAGCAGACCTCACTTGGGTGTGTGGCAGAAAATCCAAGTCATACTGTTTGAAGTGGATTAACCTGACTCTATGGGCTTAAAACTCTACTGGCGTGGCAAGGCAATGGTCTGGTCTCCTTTGCAATCTGTGGACTAGTTGGCTTTCATGCTTTGACCAATGGAACTTTTGTGTTTTGCCTGCACTTCCACTGATACTACTGATTTTAAATAATATTCAAAATTATACCAACACTTGTATTTAATTGCATACTGGAACATTAGCATTTGACTAAATAGACATTTTTGCTTATCCAGAAGTGACACAGTGCTGGTGCTTGGGGTCTTGCAAGGAGATATGGGATTGTATTCAACATAGCGTTCAGCAGCTCATTTCATTGGCTCAGTGATTTATTCTTGTGCAATGGAGCCCTATCCACCTCTTCTTCCCCTGCATGCCCCCTAAATCTATTCTTGGTTTCCTCCCatccctctagagcagatttgggtTTGGTATAGGGTACACATGAGGGGAGGAGGAAATAGCATTGTGCTAGTGCTAATTCTTACATAACTTTGATAGATACAACCCTAAACCCCATTATGTCCAATAGTCactggctgacttctcctccatgaactggtttaatctttttttaaaagccatataaGGTAGTGGCCACCCTCACGTCCTATAGCAGTGAACTGCTGATATTGACTAGGAAATACTAGCTGCCTGCATTGGCAAGCAGTGCTGAGGAATTTTACAAAGTACTTTTAAaactcacagctatccatggagtCACAGGTTAATTCAGTGTCAAGGATggctatctaccagctccatctggtacgcaggctgagaccctacctgcccgcagactgtctcactggttctctcccacttggactactgcaatgtgctctctgtggggctacctttgaaggtgactcagaaaccacaactaatccagaatgcggcagctaaactgatgactgggagtggccaccgagaccatatagcaCCGGTCTTGaacgacctacattggctcccagtatgtttccgagcacaattcaaagtgctgggcctttaaagccctaaacagtcaatatgttgttgttgttgttgttgttgttgttgttgttgttgttgttataagttCCATTATGTTCTCTGGAACAATCCGTGTAAATCCGTACACACAGCAGTATAATGTTAAGAGCCTTTGTTGTTTGCGATTGTGGTACTTTTTATTATGATACACAACAAGATTAGCAACATGCTTATTAGAGATTAGTTCCATCTGCATTCATGATTTAGGATGTGGATCCATTTCACTGTTTACAACAATGGGATATGGAGCTTGCAGTCCTCCAAGTTTAGTTAGActacggctcccatcatccctggccactggctgtgctggctgaggctgagggGAACTGGGTTCCAACAACATCCGAAGTTGCCAATGATTCCTCAGCTCTCAAGGGTGGCTTTGTGGCATCCCCATGTGCTGGATcagatgtaagaacataagaagaggccttCTCGATCAGGCCAAAAACTCACTGAGTCCAACAAACACTTCTCACTGTGGCTAAGCAGATGCCTATAGaatctggctggggctggtggggattctattctgaaacatctggaggaccccagACCCTCTTGGCAAAGGCTGTGTTAGAGGGATAGGTGTTCCTGAAAATAATCATGTATGTCCTGGAACACTGGTGTAAGTGGGAGAGGGGGATATGCTCTTCCTACTTTCCCCAAATGAAGTTTCATATTTGCTTGAGGGGTTGGtaggttgtttttgttgttgttgtttttgtacaaGCAGGAAAATACTGTGAACTGTTAATTTAATATGTTTGATGg includes the following:
- the GPR174 gene encoding probable G-protein coupled receptor 174, with the protein product MVADGPDCNGENDFSKRFYAVMYTIILVPGLIGNILALWVFYGYMKETKRAVIFMINLAIADLAQVLSLPLRIFYYLSESWHLGKELCMFCFYLKYVNMYASIYFLVCISVRRFLFLMYPFRFSDCKRIYDVYVCIAGWILVCVGCLPFPLLRLTSNETHISNKCFVDLPVKAVDGTISIVMMSFGELVGFVTPLLIIVYCSWKTILSLKEKNSISQDLGEKRKALKMILTCAVVFLICFAPYHISFPLDYFVKANKIKDCYARKVILIFHTVALCLASLNSCADPVIYYFTTDEFRRRLSRQDLQDSIQLHNTRYENTNGPEQQTSLGCVAENPSHTV